From a single Hypomesus transpacificus isolate Combined female chromosome 14, fHypTra1, whole genome shotgun sequence genomic region:
- the LOC124476293 gene encoding inositol hexakisphosphate and diphosphoinositol-pentakisphosphate kinase 1-like isoform X8, translated as MSEASNQDQADGLPRFVIGSEDEDHTGPKDGHMKNEGDLFRGVEEEEEELEEEEEDDSPSERQIVVGICSMMKKSNSKPMTQILERLCKFEYITVVIFPEEVILNEPVDNWPLCDCLISFHSKGFPLDKAVEYAKLRNPLLINDLNMQYFIQDRREVYRILQEEGIDLPRYAVLNRDPDRPEECSLVEGEDHVEVNGEVFPKPFVEKPVCAEDHNVYIYYPTSAGGGSQRLFRKIGSRSSVYSPESSVRKTGSYIYEEFMPTDGTDVKVYTVGPDYAHAEARKSPALDGKVERDSEGKEIRYPVMLTAMEKLVARKVCLAFKQTVCGFDLLRANGHSFVCDVNGFSFVKNSMKYYDDCAKVLGNMVMRELAPQFHIPWSIPMEAEDIPIVPTTSGTMMELRCVIAIIRHGDRTPKQKMKMEVRHPLFFELFEKYGRYKSGKLKLKKPKQLQEVLDIARLLLAELGQHTDCEIEEKKSKLEQLKTVLEMYGHFSGINRKVQLTHLPNGQPKASSEEEDSQREGPSLLLVLKWGGELTPAGRVQAEELGRAFRCMYPGGQGDYAGFPGCGLLRLHSTYRHDLKIYASDEGRVQMTAAAFAKGLLALEGELTPILVQMVKSANMNGLLDSDSDSLTDCQQRVKAHLHEIMQKDQDFSQADYEKLAPTGSPSLVNSMKIIENPVKTCDKVYALIQSLTSQIRKRLEDPKSADLQLYHSETLELMLQRWSKLERDFRMKSGRYDISKIPDIYDCVKYDTQHNSSLGLEDTLELFRLSRALADIVIPQEYGINKPEKLDIAQAYCVPLMKKIQLDLQRTHEDEAVNKLHPLYSRGVMSPGRHVRTRLYFTSESHVHSLLSIFRYGGLLDEVKDQQWKQALDYLGAVSELNYMTQIVIMLYEDNNKDPSSEERFHVELHFSPGVKGCEDEENVPLGFGFRPASAENQEKQTNQGSLEDLSQDEPDRALPLNEPINMQKRSPMLRNRKAGSMEVLSETSPNHSSKGTSYRLFPSCSRQSPEVKQTGPVFPHTGSLCSGLFSASVLGVSSSAPNLREYVLTHHRKNLSPGSVLGRDELFSMAAVKRFSVSFARHPTNGFEGCSMVPSIYPLETLHNSLSLKQVDEFLSAVCESSSEAHAKTMKALSALFDSQSQASMDTYTRPSTETTVPCPPPKHYRSGSSITVSSAGPSSPNTVINPAVQFSFSD; from the exons ATGTCAGAGGCTAGCAACCAGGACCAGGCAGACGGACTTCCCAGGTTTGTGATTGGCAGTGAGGATGAGGACCACACAGGTCCCAAGGACGGACACATGAAGAATGAGGGAGACTTGTtcaggggagtggaggaggaggaagaggagctggaggaggaagaggaggatgattcG CCATCAGAGAGGCAGATTGTGGTGGGTATCTGCTCCATGATGAAGAAGTCCAACTCCAAGCCCATGACCCAGATCCTGGAGAGGCTGTGCAAATTTGAGTACATCACGGTGGTCATCTTCCCAGAGGAGGTCATTCTCAACGAGCCCGTGGACAACTGGCCCCTATGCGACTGCCTCATCTCCTTCCACTCCAAAG GTTTCCCATTGGACAAGGCTGTGGAGTATGCCAAACTCAGAAATCCACTACTCATCAATGATCTCAACATGCAATACTTCATTCAGGATAG GAGGGAGGTATACAGGATCTTGCAAGAGGAAGGCATTGACCTACCTCGGTACGCTGTGTTGAACCGTGACCCAGACAGACCAGAAG AGTGTAGCTTGGTAGAGGGGGAGGACCATGTAGAGGTGAATGGGGAGGTGTTTCCCAAGCCGTTTGTGGAAAAACCTGTTTGCGCCGAAGACCACAACGTCTACATCTACTACCCCACCTCCGCTGGAGGAGGAAGCCAGAGGCTCTTCAGAAAG ATAGGGAGTCGTAGCAGtgtgtactccccagagagcaGCGTACGAAAGACTGGCTCTTACATCTACGAGGAGTTCATGCCCACGGATGGAACGGATGTCAAG GTGTACACCGTGGGACCAGACTACGCCCACGCTGAGGCCCGGAAGTCCCCCGCCCTGGACGGAAAGGTGGAGAGGGACAGCGAGGGGAAGGAGATCCGCTACCCGGTCATGCTCACGGCCATGGAGAAACTGGTGGCCCGCAAAGTCTGCTTGGCCTTTAAG CAAACTGTGTGTGGTTTCGACCTTCTAAGAGCGAATGGCCATTCCTTCGTCTGTGACGTCAACGGCTTCAGCTTTGTAAAGAACTCCATGAAGTACTATGACGACTGTGCCAAGGTTTTGGG GAACATGGTGATGAGGGAGCTTGCTCCTCAGTTCCACATCCCCTGGTCCATCCCCATGGAGGCTGAGGACATCCCCATCGTCCCCACCACCTCAGGAACCAT GATGGAGTTGCGCTGTGTCATCGCAATCATCCGCCACGGGGACCGCACCCCCAAACAGAAGATGAAGATGGAAGTCAGACACCCACT GTTTTTTGAGTTGTTTGAGAAGTACGGACGCTACAAGTCTGGGAAACTCAAGCTGAAGAAGCCCAAACAGCTGCAG gaaGTGCTGGACATAGCCCGTCTGCTGTTAGCCGAGCTAGGCCAGCATACCGACTGTGAGATAGAGGAGAAGAAATCCAAACTGGAACAACTCAAGACCGTCCTAGAAAT GTATGGCCATTTCTCAGGTATTAACAGGAAGGTGCAGCTAACACACCTGCCTAATGGACAGCCTAAAGCCTCCAGTGAGGAAGAAG ACTCTCAGAGAGAAGGTCCGtctctgctgctggtgctgaAGTGGGGTGGTGAGCTCACCCCTGCAGGCCGGGTCCAGGCTGAGGAGCTGGGAAGGGCCTTCCGCTGCATGTACCCTGGAGGACAAG GAGACTACGCTGGGTTTCCTGGCTGTGGTCTGCTGCGCTTACACAGCACCTACCGCCACGACCTCAAGATCTACGCTTCCGACGAGGGCCGCGTACAGATGACCGCGGCTGCATTTGccaag GGTCTGTTGGCCCTAGAAGGGGAGCTGACACCGATCCTGGTGCAGATGGTGAAGAGTGCCAACATGAACGGTCTGCTGGACAGCGACAGTGACTCCCTGACCGACTGTCAACAGAGGGTCAAAGCTCATTTGCATGAGATCATGCAGAAAGACCAGGATTTCTCCCAGGCAGACTATGAAAAG CTGGCCCCTACAGGCAGTCCATCCCTGGTCAACTCTATGAAGATCATAGAAAACCCAGTAAAGACCTGCGACAAGGTGTACGCCCTCATCCAGAGCCTCACCTCCCAGATCCGCAAAAGACTTGAAGACCCCAAGTCTGCAG atctgCAGCTGTACCACAGCGAAACCCTGGAGCTGATGCTGCAGCGCTGGTCCAAGCTGGAGAGAGATTTCCGCATGAAGAGCGGCCGCTACGACATCAGCAAGATCCCGGACATCTACGACTGTGTGAAGTACGACACGCAGCACAACTCCTCCCTGGGGCTGGAGGACACGCTGGAGCTGTTCAGACTGTCCCGCGCCCTCGCAGACATAGTCATACCacag GAGTATGGCATCAACAAGCCTGAGAAGCTGGACATAGCCCAGGCCTACTGTGTGCCCTTGATGAAGAAGATCCAGCTGGACCTGCAGAGGACACACGAGGACGAGGCCGTCAACAAGCTACACCCACT GTACTCCCGAGGGGTCATGTCTCCGGGTCGCCACGTGCGGACCCGCCTCTACTTCACCAGCGAGAGCCATGTCCACTCCCTGCTCAGCATCTTCCGCTATGGAGGCCTTCTGGAC gagGTGAAGGACCAGCAGTGGAAGCAGGCCTTGGACTACCTGGGTGCTGTCTCTGAGCTCAACTACATGACCCAGATAGTCATCATGCTGTATGAAGACAACAATAAG GACCCTTCGTCCGAGGAGCGCTTCCATGTTGAGCTTCACTTTAGCCCCGGGGTGAAGGGCTGCGAGGACGAGGAGAATGTTCCGCTGGGCTTTGGCTTCCGCCCAGCATCTGCTGag AACCAGGAGAAGCAGACCAATCAGGGAAGCCTGGAGGACCTATCACAGGATGAGCCTGACAGGGCTCTGCCCCTCAACGAGCCAATCAACATGCAGAAGAGATCGCCCATGCTGCGGAACCGCAAGGCTGGCTCCATGGAG GTCCTGTCTGAGACCTCCCCCAACCACTCGTCTAAAGGCACCTCCTATCGTCTCTTCCCCTCCTGCTCACGTCAGTCCCCAGAGGTCAAACAGACAGGCCCAG TTTTTCCACACACAGGCTCCCTGTGCTCGGGCCTCTTCAGTGCCTCCGTCCTGGGGGTGTCCTCTAGCGCCCCCAACCTGCGGGAATACGTCCTCACACACCACCGCAAAAACCTCTCCCCCGGCAGTGTGCTTGGTCGAGATG AGCTGTTCTCTATGGCGGCAGTAAAGAGATTTTCTGTGTCGTTTGCCAGGCATCCGACTAATG GCTTCGAAGGCTGCTCCATGGTGCCTTCTATCTACCCCCTCGAGACACTGCACAATTCGCTCTCCCTCAAGCAGGTGGATGAGTTCCTTTCAGCCGTGTGCGAGAGCAGCAGTGAGGCCCATGCCAAGACCATGAAAG CTCTGTCCGCCCTTTTTGACTCTCAGAGCCAGGCTTCCATGGACACCTACACCCGTCCCTCCACAGAAACCACTGTCCCGTGCCCCCCTCCCAAACATT ACAGAAGTGGTTCATCCATTACAGTGTCAAGTGCAGGTCCCTCCTCTCCCAACACAGTGATCAACCCAGCCGTGCAGTTCAGCTTCAGTGATTAG
- the LOC124476293 gene encoding inositol hexakisphosphate and diphosphoinositol-pentakisphosphate kinase 2-like isoform X4 → MSEASNQDQADGLPRFVIGSEDEDHTGPKDGHMKNEGDLFRGVEEEEEELEEEEEDDSPSERQIVVGICSMMKKSNSKPMTQILERLCKFEYITVVIFPEEVILNEPVDNWPLCDCLISFHSKGTHERFPLDKAVEYAKLRNPLLINDLNMQYFIQDRREVYRILQEEGIDLPRYAVLNRDPDRPEECSLVEGEDHVEVNGEVFPKPFVEKPVCAEDHNVYIYYPTSAGGGSQRLFRKIGSRSSVYSPESSVRKTGSYIYEEFMPTDGTDVKVYTVGPDYAHAEARKSPALDGKVERDSEGKEIRYPVMLTAMEKLVARKVCLAFKQTVCGFDLLRANGHSFVCDVNGFSFVKNSMKYYDDCAKVLGNMVMRELAPQFHIPWSIPMEAEDIPIVPTTSGTMMELRCVIAIIRHGDRTPKQKMKMEVRHPLFFELFEKYGRYKSGKLKLKKPKQLQEVLDIARLLLAELGQHTDCEIEEKKSKLEQLKTVLEMYGHFSGINRKVQLTHLPNGQPKASSEEEDSQREGPSLLLVLKWGGELTPAGRVQAEELGRAFRCMYPGGQAGGHRSLGCVSPIGDYAGFPGCGLLRLHSTYRHDLKIYASDEGRVQMTAAAFAKGLLALEGELTPILVQMVKSANMNGLLDSDSDSLTDCQQRVKAHLHEIMQKDQDFSQADYEKLAPTGSPSLVNSMKIIENPVKTCDKVYALIQSLTSQIRKRLEDPKSADLQLYHSETLELMLQRWSKLERDFRMKSGRYDISKIPDIYDCVKYDTQHNSSLGLEDTLELFRLSRALADIVIPQEYGINKPEKLDIAQAYCVPLMKKIQLDLQRTHEDEAVNKLHPLWFRYSRGVMSPGRHVRTRLYFTSESHVHSLLSIFRYGGLLDEVKDQQWKQALDYLGAVSELNYMTQIVIMLYEDNNKDPSSEERFHVELHFSPGVKGCEDEENVPLGFGFRPASAENQEKQTNQGSLEDLSQDEPDRALPLNEPINMQKRSPMLRNRKAGSMEVLSETSPNHSSKGTSYRLFPSCSRQSPEVKQTGPEPLEEHHVTQLLRVLSHDLTLPGGAPLALDRAMAQHLLQCPYHLRLLRNWLLSGQDPPECLYGFEGCSMVPSIYPLETLHNSLSLKQVDEFLSAVCESSSEAHAKTMKALSALFDSQSQASMDTYTRPSTETTVPCPPPKHYRSGSSITVSSAGPSSPNTVINPAVQFSFSD, encoded by the exons ATGTCAGAGGCTAGCAACCAGGACCAGGCAGACGGACTTCCCAGGTTTGTGATTGGCAGTGAGGATGAGGACCACACAGGTCCCAAGGACGGACACATGAAGAATGAGGGAGACTTGTtcaggggagtggaggaggaggaagaggagctggaggaggaagaggaggatgattcG CCATCAGAGAGGCAGATTGTGGTGGGTATCTGCTCCATGATGAAGAAGTCCAACTCCAAGCCCATGACCCAGATCCTGGAGAGGCTGTGCAAATTTGAGTACATCACGGTGGTCATCTTCCCAGAGGAGGTCATTCTCAACGAGCCCGTGGACAACTGGCCCCTATGCGACTGCCTCATCTCCTTCCACTCCAAAGGTACTCATGAAC GTTTCCCATTGGACAAGGCTGTGGAGTATGCCAAACTCAGAAATCCACTACTCATCAATGATCTCAACATGCAATACTTCATTCAGGATAG GAGGGAGGTATACAGGATCTTGCAAGAGGAAGGCATTGACCTACCTCGGTACGCTGTGTTGAACCGTGACCCAGACAGACCAGAAG AGTGTAGCTTGGTAGAGGGGGAGGACCATGTAGAGGTGAATGGGGAGGTGTTTCCCAAGCCGTTTGTGGAAAAACCTGTTTGCGCCGAAGACCACAACGTCTACATCTACTACCCCACCTCCGCTGGAGGAGGAAGCCAGAGGCTCTTCAGAAAG ATAGGGAGTCGTAGCAGtgtgtactccccagagagcaGCGTACGAAAGACTGGCTCTTACATCTACGAGGAGTTCATGCCCACGGATGGAACGGATGTCAAG GTGTACACCGTGGGACCAGACTACGCCCACGCTGAGGCCCGGAAGTCCCCCGCCCTGGACGGAAAGGTGGAGAGGGACAGCGAGGGGAAGGAGATCCGCTACCCGGTCATGCTCACGGCCATGGAGAAACTGGTGGCCCGCAAAGTCTGCTTGGCCTTTAAG CAAACTGTGTGTGGTTTCGACCTTCTAAGAGCGAATGGCCATTCCTTCGTCTGTGACGTCAACGGCTTCAGCTTTGTAAAGAACTCCATGAAGTACTATGACGACTGTGCCAAGGTTTTGGG GAACATGGTGATGAGGGAGCTTGCTCCTCAGTTCCACATCCCCTGGTCCATCCCCATGGAGGCTGAGGACATCCCCATCGTCCCCACCACCTCAGGAACCAT GATGGAGTTGCGCTGTGTCATCGCAATCATCCGCCACGGGGACCGCACCCCCAAACAGAAGATGAAGATGGAAGTCAGACACCCACT GTTTTTTGAGTTGTTTGAGAAGTACGGACGCTACAAGTCTGGGAAACTCAAGCTGAAGAAGCCCAAACAGCTGCAG gaaGTGCTGGACATAGCCCGTCTGCTGTTAGCCGAGCTAGGCCAGCATACCGACTGTGAGATAGAGGAGAAGAAATCCAAACTGGAACAACTCAAGACCGTCCTAGAAAT GTATGGCCATTTCTCAGGTATTAACAGGAAGGTGCAGCTAACACACCTGCCTAATGGACAGCCTAAAGCCTCCAGTGAGGAAGAAG ACTCTCAGAGAGAAGGTCCGtctctgctgctggtgctgaAGTGGGGTGGTGAGCTCACCCCTGCAGGCCGGGTCCAGGCTGAGGAGCTGGGAAGGGCCTTCCGCTGCATGTACCCTGGAGGACAAG CTGGTGGCCACAGGTCCCTTGGCTGCGTGTCCCCAATTG GAGACTACGCTGGGTTTCCTGGCTGTGGTCTGCTGCGCTTACACAGCACCTACCGCCACGACCTCAAGATCTACGCTTCCGACGAGGGCCGCGTACAGATGACCGCGGCTGCATTTGccaag GGTCTGTTGGCCCTAGAAGGGGAGCTGACACCGATCCTGGTGCAGATGGTGAAGAGTGCCAACATGAACGGTCTGCTGGACAGCGACAGTGACTCCCTGACCGACTGTCAACAGAGGGTCAAAGCTCATTTGCATGAGATCATGCAGAAAGACCAGGATTTCTCCCAGGCAGACTATGAAAAG CTGGCCCCTACAGGCAGTCCATCCCTGGTCAACTCTATGAAGATCATAGAAAACCCAGTAAAGACCTGCGACAAGGTGTACGCCCTCATCCAGAGCCTCACCTCCCAGATCCGCAAAAGACTTGAAGACCCCAAGTCTGCAG atctgCAGCTGTACCACAGCGAAACCCTGGAGCTGATGCTGCAGCGCTGGTCCAAGCTGGAGAGAGATTTCCGCATGAAGAGCGGCCGCTACGACATCAGCAAGATCCCGGACATCTACGACTGTGTGAAGTACGACACGCAGCACAACTCCTCCCTGGGGCTGGAGGACACGCTGGAGCTGTTCAGACTGTCCCGCGCCCTCGCAGACATAGTCATACCacag GAGTATGGCATCAACAAGCCTGAGAAGCTGGACATAGCCCAGGCCTACTGTGTGCCCTTGATGAAGAAGATCCAGCTGGACCTGCAGAGGACACACGAGGACGAGGCCGTCAACAAGCTACACCCACT GTGGTTCAGGTACTCCCGAGGGGTCATGTCTCCGGGTCGCCACGTGCGGACCCGCCTCTACTTCACCAGCGAGAGCCATGTCCACTCCCTGCTCAGCATCTTCCGCTATGGAGGCCTTCTGGAC gagGTGAAGGACCAGCAGTGGAAGCAGGCCTTGGACTACCTGGGTGCTGTCTCTGAGCTCAACTACATGACCCAGATAGTCATCATGCTGTATGAAGACAACAATAAG GACCCTTCGTCCGAGGAGCGCTTCCATGTTGAGCTTCACTTTAGCCCCGGGGTGAAGGGCTGCGAGGACGAGGAGAATGTTCCGCTGGGCTTTGGCTTCCGCCCAGCATCTGCTGag AACCAGGAGAAGCAGACCAATCAGGGAAGCCTGGAGGACCTATCACAGGATGAGCCTGACAGGGCTCTGCCCCTCAACGAGCCAATCAACATGCAGAAGAGATCGCCCATGCTGCGGAACCGCAAGGCTGGCTCCATGGAG GTCCTGTCTGAGACCTCCCCCAACCACTCGTCTAAAGGCACCTCCTATCGTCTCTTCCCCTCCTGCTCACGTCAGTCCCCAGAGGTCAAACAGACAGGCCCAG AGCCCCTAGAGGAGCACCATGTCACCCAGCTGCTGAGGGTGCTGTCCCACGACCTGACCCTCCCAGGGGGTGCCCCTCTGGCCCTGGACAGGGCCATGGCCCAACACCTGCTCCAGTGTCCCTACCACCTGCGCCTCCTCAGGAACTGGCTGTTGTCTGGCCAAGACCCCCCAGAGTGCCTCTACG GCTTCGAAGGCTGCTCCATGGTGCCTTCTATCTACCCCCTCGAGACACTGCACAATTCGCTCTCCCTCAAGCAGGTGGATGAGTTCCTTTCAGCCGTGTGCGAGAGCAGCAGTGAGGCCCATGCCAAGACCATGAAAG CTCTGTCCGCCCTTTTTGACTCTCAGAGCCAGGCTTCCATGGACACCTACACCCGTCCCTCCACAGAAACCACTGTCCCGTGCCCCCCTCCCAAACATT ACAGAAGTGGTTCATCCATTACAGTGTCAAGTGCAGGTCCCTCCTCTCCCAACACAGTGATCAACCCAGCCGTGCAGTTCAGCTTCAGTGATTAG
- the LOC124476293 gene encoding inositol hexakisphosphate and diphosphoinositol-pentakisphosphate kinase 1-like isoform X7 yields the protein MSEASNQDQADGLPRFVIGSEDEDHTGPKDGHMKNEGDLFRGVEEEEEELEEEEEDDSPSERQIVVGICSMMKKSNSKPMTQILERLCKFEYITVVIFPEEVILNEPVDNWPLCDCLISFHSKGFPLDKAVEYAKLRNPLLINDLNMQYFIQDRREVYRILQEEGIDLPRYAVLNRDPDRPEECSLVEGEDHVEVNGEVFPKPFVEKPVCAEDHNVYIYYPTSAGGGSQRLFRKIGSRSSVYSPESSVRKTGSYIYEEFMPTDGTDVKVYTVGPDYAHAEARKSPALDGKVERDSEGKEIRYPVMLTAMEKLVARKVCLAFKQTVCGFDLLRANGHSFVCDVNGFSFVKNSMKYYDDCAKVLGNMVMRELAPQFHIPWSIPMEAEDIPIVPTTSGTMMELRCVIAIIRHGDRTPKQKMKMEVRHPLFFELFEKYGRYKSGKLKLKKPKQLQEVLDIARLLLAELGQHTDCEIEEKKSKLEQLKTVLEMYGHFSGINRKVQLTHLPNGQPKASSEEEDSQREGPSLLLVLKWGGELTPAGRVQAEELGRAFRCMYPGGQGDYAGFPGCGLLRLHSTYRHDLKIYASDEGRVQMTAAAFAKGLLALEGELTPILVQMVKSANMNGLLDSDSDSLTDCQQRVKAHLHEIMQKDQDFSQADYEKLAPTGSPSLVNSMKIIENPVKTCDKVYALIQSLTSQIRKRLEDPKSADLQLYHSETLELMLQRWSKLERDFRMKSGRYDISKIPDIYDCVKYDTQHNSSLGLEDTLELFRLSRALADIVIPQEYGINKPEKLDIAQAYCVPLMKKIQLDLQRTHEDEAVNKLHPLWFRYSRGVMSPGRHVRTRLYFTSESHVHSLLSIFRYGGLLDEVKDQQWKQALDYLGAVSELNYMTQIVIMLYEDNNKDPSSEERFHVELHFSPGVKGCEDEENVPLGFGFRPASAENQEKQTNQGSLEDLSQDEPDRALPLNEPINMQKRSPMLRNRKAGSMEVLSETSPNHSSKGTSYRLFPSCSRQSPEVKQTGPVFPHTGSLCSGLFSASVLGVSSSAPNLREYVLTHHRKNLSPGSVLGRDELFSMAAVKRFSVSFARHPTNGFEGCSMVPSIYPLETLHNSLSLKQVDEFLSAVCESSSEAHAKTMKALSALFDSQSQASMDTYTRPSTETTVPCPPPKHYRSGSSITVSSAGPSSPNTVINPAVQFSFSD from the exons ATGTCAGAGGCTAGCAACCAGGACCAGGCAGACGGACTTCCCAGGTTTGTGATTGGCAGTGAGGATGAGGACCACACAGGTCCCAAGGACGGACACATGAAGAATGAGGGAGACTTGTtcaggggagtggaggaggaggaagaggagctggaggaggaagaggaggatgattcG CCATCAGAGAGGCAGATTGTGGTGGGTATCTGCTCCATGATGAAGAAGTCCAACTCCAAGCCCATGACCCAGATCCTGGAGAGGCTGTGCAAATTTGAGTACATCACGGTGGTCATCTTCCCAGAGGAGGTCATTCTCAACGAGCCCGTGGACAACTGGCCCCTATGCGACTGCCTCATCTCCTTCCACTCCAAAG GTTTCCCATTGGACAAGGCTGTGGAGTATGCCAAACTCAGAAATCCACTACTCATCAATGATCTCAACATGCAATACTTCATTCAGGATAG GAGGGAGGTATACAGGATCTTGCAAGAGGAAGGCATTGACCTACCTCGGTACGCTGTGTTGAACCGTGACCCAGACAGACCAGAAG AGTGTAGCTTGGTAGAGGGGGAGGACCATGTAGAGGTGAATGGGGAGGTGTTTCCCAAGCCGTTTGTGGAAAAACCTGTTTGCGCCGAAGACCACAACGTCTACATCTACTACCCCACCTCCGCTGGAGGAGGAAGCCAGAGGCTCTTCAGAAAG ATAGGGAGTCGTAGCAGtgtgtactccccagagagcaGCGTACGAAAGACTGGCTCTTACATCTACGAGGAGTTCATGCCCACGGATGGAACGGATGTCAAG GTGTACACCGTGGGACCAGACTACGCCCACGCTGAGGCCCGGAAGTCCCCCGCCCTGGACGGAAAGGTGGAGAGGGACAGCGAGGGGAAGGAGATCCGCTACCCGGTCATGCTCACGGCCATGGAGAAACTGGTGGCCCGCAAAGTCTGCTTGGCCTTTAAG CAAACTGTGTGTGGTTTCGACCTTCTAAGAGCGAATGGCCATTCCTTCGTCTGTGACGTCAACGGCTTCAGCTTTGTAAAGAACTCCATGAAGTACTATGACGACTGTGCCAAGGTTTTGGG GAACATGGTGATGAGGGAGCTTGCTCCTCAGTTCCACATCCCCTGGTCCATCCCCATGGAGGCTGAGGACATCCCCATCGTCCCCACCACCTCAGGAACCAT GATGGAGTTGCGCTGTGTCATCGCAATCATCCGCCACGGGGACCGCACCCCCAAACAGAAGATGAAGATGGAAGTCAGACACCCACT GTTTTTTGAGTTGTTTGAGAAGTACGGACGCTACAAGTCTGGGAAACTCAAGCTGAAGAAGCCCAAACAGCTGCAG gaaGTGCTGGACATAGCCCGTCTGCTGTTAGCCGAGCTAGGCCAGCATACCGACTGTGAGATAGAGGAGAAGAAATCCAAACTGGAACAACTCAAGACCGTCCTAGAAAT GTATGGCCATTTCTCAGGTATTAACAGGAAGGTGCAGCTAACACACCTGCCTAATGGACAGCCTAAAGCCTCCAGTGAGGAAGAAG ACTCTCAGAGAGAAGGTCCGtctctgctgctggtgctgaAGTGGGGTGGTGAGCTCACCCCTGCAGGCCGGGTCCAGGCTGAGGAGCTGGGAAGGGCCTTCCGCTGCATGTACCCTGGAGGACAAG GAGACTACGCTGGGTTTCCTGGCTGTGGTCTGCTGCGCTTACACAGCACCTACCGCCACGACCTCAAGATCTACGCTTCCGACGAGGGCCGCGTACAGATGACCGCGGCTGCATTTGccaag GGTCTGTTGGCCCTAGAAGGGGAGCTGACACCGATCCTGGTGCAGATGGTGAAGAGTGCCAACATGAACGGTCTGCTGGACAGCGACAGTGACTCCCTGACCGACTGTCAACAGAGGGTCAAAGCTCATTTGCATGAGATCATGCAGAAAGACCAGGATTTCTCCCAGGCAGACTATGAAAAG CTGGCCCCTACAGGCAGTCCATCCCTGGTCAACTCTATGAAGATCATAGAAAACCCAGTAAAGACCTGCGACAAGGTGTACGCCCTCATCCAGAGCCTCACCTCCCAGATCCGCAAAAGACTTGAAGACCCCAAGTCTGCAG atctgCAGCTGTACCACAGCGAAACCCTGGAGCTGATGCTGCAGCGCTGGTCCAAGCTGGAGAGAGATTTCCGCATGAAGAGCGGCCGCTACGACATCAGCAAGATCCCGGACATCTACGACTGTGTGAAGTACGACACGCAGCACAACTCCTCCCTGGGGCTGGAGGACACGCTGGAGCTGTTCAGACTGTCCCGCGCCCTCGCAGACATAGTCATACCacag GAGTATGGCATCAACAAGCCTGAGAAGCTGGACATAGCCCAGGCCTACTGTGTGCCCTTGATGAAGAAGATCCAGCTGGACCTGCAGAGGACACACGAGGACGAGGCCGTCAACAAGCTACACCCACT GTGGTTCAGGTACTCCCGAGGGGTCATGTCTCCGGGTCGCCACGTGCGGACCCGCCTCTACTTCACCAGCGAGAGCCATGTCCACTCCCTGCTCAGCATCTTCCGCTATGGAGGCCTTCTGGAC gagGTGAAGGACCAGCAGTGGAAGCAGGCCTTGGACTACCTGGGTGCTGTCTCTGAGCTCAACTACATGACCCAGATAGTCATCATGCTGTATGAAGACAACAATAAG GACCCTTCGTCCGAGGAGCGCTTCCATGTTGAGCTTCACTTTAGCCCCGGGGTGAAGGGCTGCGAGGACGAGGAGAATGTTCCGCTGGGCTTTGGCTTCCGCCCAGCATCTGCTGag AACCAGGAGAAGCAGACCAATCAGGGAAGCCTGGAGGACCTATCACAGGATGAGCCTGACAGGGCTCTGCCCCTCAACGAGCCAATCAACATGCAGAAGAGATCGCCCATGCTGCGGAACCGCAAGGCTGGCTCCATGGAG GTCCTGTCTGAGACCTCCCCCAACCACTCGTCTAAAGGCACCTCCTATCGTCTCTTCCCCTCCTGCTCACGTCAGTCCCCAGAGGTCAAACAGACAGGCCCAG TTTTTCCACACACAGGCTCCCTGTGCTCGGGCCTCTTCAGTGCCTCCGTCCTGGGGGTGTCCTCTAGCGCCCCCAACCTGCGGGAATACGTCCTCACACACCACCGCAAAAACCTCTCCCCCGGCAGTGTGCTTGGTCGAGATG AGCTGTTCTCTATGGCGGCAGTAAAGAGATTTTCTGTGTCGTTTGCCAGGCATCCGACTAATG GCTTCGAAGGCTGCTCCATGGTGCCTTCTATCTACCCCCTCGAGACACTGCACAATTCGCTCTCCCTCAAGCAGGTGGATGAGTTCCTTTCAGCCGTGTGCGAGAGCAGCAGTGAGGCCCATGCCAAGACCATGAAAG CTCTGTCCGCCCTTTTTGACTCTCAGAGCCAGGCTTCCATGGACACCTACACCCGTCCCTCCACAGAAACCACTGTCCCGTGCCCCCCTCCCAAACATT ACAGAAGTGGTTCATCCATTACAGTGTCAAGTGCAGGTCCCTCCTCTCCCAACACAGTGATCAACCCAGCCGTGCAGTTCAGCTTCAGTGATTAG